The following proteins come from a genomic window of Thermogemmatispora onikobensis:
- a CDS encoding helix-turn-helix domain-containing protein, translating to MIRLKVKEILEAQGKTQSWLARKSQVPDALVRRMIREPTSYHPTLPTLVSIAKALRVRIEDLYEELPDEDEDHRPT from the coding sequence ATGATCAGACTGAAGGTCAAAGAGATTCTTGAAGCACAGGGAAAAACACAGTCCTGGCTGGCGCGCAAGAGCCAGGTGCCTGACGCGCTTGTACGCCGGATGATACGAGAGCCGACCTCGTATCACCCGACGTTGCCAACGTTGGTGAGCATCGCGAAAGCGCTGCGTGTGCGCATTGAGGACCTCTACGAAGAGCTTCCTGACGAAGACGAGGACCATCGCCCAACCTAG
- a CDS encoding tyrosine-type recombinase/integrase yields the protein MLVSHPQRQRRSIFTQGRVQRRSSTTPQSPLLSDAYAAFEHHLQLKPPSTQQSYRDKLRHFLAHCEAAHIRYLHEITPECYTDFLLSHQTRVKPATLAGYNRVAKLFLRFCQRRFGGVPPETLDVDNPREPAYQAPVFTPNEIRALFRAAEAQEHYFRLRDRAILAVLLDSGIRAQELVSLRLCDFIREPVPHLVIVNGKGGKGRATGLGKRATEYLTDYIRNYRIGGQPEEPIFLGRWGPLTRNGLNQVLYRLEEDAGIPQRGAHAFRHTSAAFGYAAGMSVADLQAKLGHAHASTTSHYTRQFQVYRPCDTPTVVDALLEFGERSGSPVSLKYHRIAG from the coding sequence ATGCTGGTGTCTCACCCTCAACGACAACGACGCTCTATCTTCACTCAAGGGCGTGTCCAACGCCGTTCCTCAACGACACCACAATCGCCGTTGCTCTCCGATGCCTATGCAGCCTTTGAGCACCACCTGCAACTGAAACCGCCCTCGACGCAGCAATCGTATCGTGACAAACTTCGCCACTTTCTTGCGCACTGTGAAGCGGCACATATCCGCTACTTACACGAGATTACGCCGGAGTGCTACACAGACTTCCTGCTCAGCCATCAGACTCGCGTGAAGCCTGCCACACTCGCTGGCTACAACCGGGTTGCCAAGCTGTTCTTGCGCTTCTGCCAGCGCCGCTTTGGCGGCGTGCCACCAGAGACTCTCGATGTCGACAACCCTCGTGAGCCAGCGTATCAAGCACCGGTGTTCACTCCGAATGAAATCCGAGCGCTGTTCCGTGCTGCTGAGGCACAGGAGCACTATTTCAGATTGCGGGATCGTGCCATTCTTGCCGTCTTGCTAGATAGCGGTATCCGCGCGCAAGAACTGGTGTCCTTGAGGTTGTGCGACTTCATTCGTGAGCCGGTGCCACACCTCGTGATCGTCAACGGCAAGGGTGGCAAGGGGCGTGCCACCGGGTTGGGGAAGCGAGCAACAGAGTACTTGACCGACTACATCCGCAACTACCGCATTGGCGGTCAGCCAGAAGAGCCAATCTTTCTTGGCCGATGGGGGCCGTTGACACGAAATGGGCTAAACCAGGTGCTCTATCGCCTCGAAGAAGATGCAGGTATCCCACAACGCGGCGCACATGCGTTCAGACATACCAGCGCTGCATTCGGCTACGCTGCAGGCATGTCGGTGGCCGACTTACAAGCCAAGCTCGGACATGCGCATGCCTCGACAACCAGTCATTACACGCGACAGTTCCAGGTGTATCGGCCTTGCGATACACCGACCGTTGTCGACGCGCTGCTTGAGTTTGGGGAGCGCTCTGGGTCACCCGTATCGCTGAAGTATCATCGAATTGCAGGGTAA